Proteins encoded within one genomic window of Fibrobacter sp. UWR4:
- the mreC gene encoding rod shape-determining protein MreC, translated as MALGFLMRQAPNVVRESIVTTVTSTVFYPAQLVSSSLNEFRSMAEENTHLKEENARLRQETYHAHEGLQELARLHTLVRFDDKWDFPIVTARVVGHNPGRFLTTLVINRGSMHGVKEHMPVFSMNGLVGKVTRAEMGHSRVQLLVDPNLKLSVMERRTRVVGFLESMDGHTLTAMVPTHAGVKQGDTLVTSGLGGIFPKGIPVGTVKDVRKSNLDVMRQMDVEPFQEFSVLEEVFVMEKEPDWIIQELLNE; from the coding sequence TTGGCTCTTGGTTTCCTGATGCGTCAGGCTCCCAATGTGGTCAGAGAGAGCATCGTCACGACCGTTACCAGTACCGTGTTCTATCCGGCCCAGCTGGTTTCAAGTTCCTTGAATGAGTTCCGCTCTATGGCGGAAGAAAACACTCACTTGAAGGAAGAGAACGCCAGACTCCGTCAGGAAACTTATCACGCGCATGAAGGCTTGCAGGAATTGGCTAGACTGCATACCCTAGTCCGCTTTGACGACAAATGGGATTTCCCCATCGTGACTGCCCGAGTGGTGGGACACAATCCCGGCCGTTTTCTTACCACGCTGGTGATTAATCGCGGTAGCATGCATGGCGTCAAGGAACATATGCCTGTGTTCTCCATGAATGGTCTGGTGGGTAAAGTGACTAGAGCCGAAATGGGACATTCCCGCGTGCAGTTGCTGGTGGACCCGAACCTTAAGTTGTCTGTAATGGAGCGTCGCACTCGCGTGGTGGGCTTCCTTGAATCCATGGATGGTCATACCTTGACTGCCATGGTGCCGACTCATGCTGGTGTGAAACAGGGCGACACATTGGTAACTTCCGGTCTTGGCGGTATTTTTCCGAAGGGTATTCCTGTTGGAACGGTAAAGGATGTGCGTAAGTCTAATTTGGATGTCATGCGCCAGATGGACGTGGAACCCTTCCAGGAATTTTCCGTGCTGGAAGAAGTATTCGTGATGGAAAAGGAACCAGATTGGATTATTCAGGAGTTGCTAAATGAATAA
- the rodA gene encoding rod shape-determining protein RodA has protein sequence MSSFKSVDSTLKFDWFFILLVIALMSCGLTLVYSATITEDIPFQQTFWFKQLLHFLGGSVLAGLLVLVRIEWLKRAAIPLYFVSLVLLCVVLFFAGDVVKGAGRWIDLGFFKLQPSEFAKIAYLLTISFWLSKHHVSLYKIKTFVVPFLLFIVPFGLVLKQPDLSTALVFTAVTFVGFFFAGLTITDVFLIVSPVVSVLFSHSQSIGYEILWGLLICAVVFALVRRRLPKFQTIFFLAANILAGYASSMVWNMLEPHQQKRVNTFLDPMSDPMGDGYQVLQSITAIGSGGLTGKGFGNGTQTNLAFLPEEHTDFIFSVLGEQFGLLGCTVVLALFGLFLWRATSVCKLTNDSFVTLVAMGASTIFVFHMLVNIAMTIGLMPVTGLPLPFLSYGGSFALTCMVLVGLLMCLRFQSRRR, from the coding sequence ATGAGTTCCTTTAAATCTGTCGATAGTACCCTCAAGTTTGACTGGTTTTTCATCCTCCTGGTGATTGCCTTGATGTCCTGTGGACTCACCCTGGTGTACTCTGCGACTATTACGGAAGACATTCCCTTCCAGCAGACATTCTGGTTCAAGCAGCTGCTTCATTTCCTGGGTGGTTCCGTTTTGGCGGGACTTCTTGTATTGGTGCGTATTGAATGGCTGAAACGAGCTGCCATCCCTCTTTATTTTGTCTCTCTGGTGCTCCTTTGCGTTGTGCTATTTTTTGCAGGTGATGTTGTAAAAGGTGCGGGTCGTTGGATTGACCTTGGTTTCTTTAAATTGCAACCTTCCGAGTTTGCAAAGATTGCCTATTTGTTGACCATTTCTTTCTGGCTTTCCAAACATCATGTGAGTTTGTACAAGATCAAGACTTTTGTGGTTCCGTTCTTGCTGTTTATTGTTCCTTTTGGCCTGGTGCTGAAACAGCCTGACTTGAGTACGGCCCTTGTTTTCACTGCAGTGACTTTTGTGGGATTTTTCTTTGCCGGCTTGACCATTACGGATGTGTTCCTGATCGTAAGCCCGGTGGTTTCCGTCCTGTTTTCTCATTCCCAGTCCATCGGTTACGAGATTCTCTGGGGGTTGCTGATCTGTGCGGTGGTCTTTGCGCTGGTGCGTAGACGTTTGCCCAAATTCCAGACGATCTTTTTCCTTGCGGCGAATATCCTTGCGGGCTACGCCAGCTCCATGGTGTGGAATATGCTGGAACCTCACCAGCAGAAGCGCGTGAATACTTTCCTGGATCCCATGAGTGATCCTATGGGTGATGGTTATCAGGTGCTTCAGTCCATTACCGCAATTGGTAGCGGCGGCTTGACGGGAAAGGGCTTCGGCAATGGAACTCAGACTAACCTGGCCTTCCTTCCGGAAGAACATACGGACTTTATCTTTAGCGTGCTGGGCGAACAGTTTGGACTCCTGGGCTGTACCGTTGTCCTTGCGCTGTTTGGCTTGTTCCTCTGGCGCGCAACATCGGTTTGTAAACTCACCAACGATTCCTTCGTGACTCTCGTAGCTATGGGGGCATCCACGATCTTTGTGTTCCATATGTTGGTGAATATTGCCATGACCATTGGGCTTATGCCGGTGACGGGCTTGCCGCTTCCGTTCCTGTCCTATGGTGGATCCTTTGCCTTGACCTGTATGGTGCTGGTGGGGCTTTTGATGTGTCTCCGTTTCCAGAGCCGTCGTCGCTAA
- the mrdA gene encoding penicillin-binding protein 2, translated as MRSSVAENEIQQRKAWNVLVYLAGVALVFIVLLVRLFFLQYIHYDENVQRSDNNRLRKVDLIANRGFIYDRNGEVLVRNRPSYQIALQATSLPRKKEARDSVFNKLLQIRDKSGERLFDSLSLDTAFQRTRWIKNRPIRFFEDASPEQVAVVEEHSSELPGVVTLIESRREYPYGTLASHVLGYTSEISDEQLKLPEYAGYSQGDRIGQKGLEQYYDKEFRGKDGLKLVEVNASGREVGVYSDVEGQEPVPGLHLISTLDLKLQKVAEAAIPDSARGALVALDPRTGEILAMVSSPRLDPNIFSLKRRERNKGWAHVALDSMRPLTNRAISGTYPPASVFKLVTAGAGLENGLLSEYKYYPKACTGGYQYGTRYQKCWGTHGNLNVVHALRLSCDVFFYQAGLDIDMERINEFGRRFGLGEELLGVDIPGERPGWLPDSVSFNKRNKRNGWRWARGLILNLSIGQGQIVTPLQQAVLVGSLATNKGVYRPHFMKELRDEQGNVVKRYEPEIIRSGTMKESTHRVLMHAMDSVVNHPGGTGKRGALPGIRVGAKTGSGEWKRGQKTHAWYAAVAPLENPEIAVAVIMEAAGGGGAVSAPIAKKVLMEYFHIEDPK; from the coding sequence ATGCGTAGTTCTGTAGCCGAAAACGAAATCCAGCAACGTAAAGCTTGGAATGTCCTTGTCTATTTGGCGGGGGTGGCCCTTGTATTTATCGTACTGTTGGTTCGTCTCTTTTTCCTGCAGTATATCCACTACGATGAAAACGTCCAGCGTTCCGACAATAACCGCTTGCGTAAAGTGGACTTGATTGCAAACCGCGGCTTCATTTATGACCGAAACGGTGAAGTCCTGGTTCGTAATAGACCGTCTTACCAGATTGCACTTCAGGCTACCAGTTTGCCGCGCAAGAAGGAAGCTAGGGATTCCGTATTTAACAAGTTGCTGCAGATTAGGGACAAGTCCGGTGAACGTCTGTTTGACTCCCTTTCCCTGGATACGGCGTTCCAGAGGACACGTTGGATTAAGAATCGTCCTATCCGATTTTTTGAGGATGCTTCCCCTGAGCAGGTGGCTGTGGTGGAAGAACACTCTTCCGAATTACCTGGTGTGGTGACATTGATCGAATCCCGTCGTGAATATCCTTATGGGACGCTGGCGTCACATGTGCTTGGATATACTAGTGAAATTTCCGATGAACAGCTGAAACTTCCGGAATATGCGGGATACTCCCAGGGGGATCGTATTGGCCAGAAGGGGCTGGAACAGTACTACGATAAAGAGTTCCGTGGTAAGGATGGCCTGAAGCTTGTGGAAGTGAATGCATCTGGTCGTGAAGTGGGTGTGTATTCGGATGTGGAGGGACAGGAACCTGTTCCTGGCCTTCACCTGATTTCCACCTTGGATCTGAAACTGCAGAAGGTTGCGGAAGCGGCTATTCCCGATAGTGCTAGAGGTGCCTTGGTGGCACTGGATCCTCGTACGGGTGAAATTCTTGCAATGGTCAGCTCTCCTCGACTGGACCCGAACATATTCTCCCTGAAGCGTCGTGAACGCAACAAGGGCTGGGCTCATGTGGCTCTGGACTCCATGCGTCCCTTGACGAACCGTGCCATTTCCGGTACGTACCCTCCTGCGTCAGTGTTTAAGTTGGTTACGGCTGGAGCTGGTCTTGAAAACGGGCTCCTTTCGGAATACAAGTATTATCCCAAGGCTTGTACGGGTGGCTATCAGTATGGTACCCGTTACCAGAAGTGTTGGGGCACTCATGGCAACTTGAATGTGGTTCATGCCTTGAGGCTTTCTTGTGACGTGTTCTTCTATCAGGCTGGACTTGATATTGACATGGAACGCATTAACGAATTCGGCAGACGTTTTGGTCTTGGCGAAGAATTGCTGGGTGTCGACATTCCTGGCGAACGTCCGGGGTGGCTTCCGGATTCAGTGTCCTTCAACAAGAGAAACAAGCGTAATGGCTGGCGTTGGGCTCGTGGCTTGATCCTGAATCTTTCCATTGGTCAGGGCCAGATTGTGACGCCTTTGCAGCAGGCTGTGTTGGTGGGATCCCTTGCCACCAATAAGGGTGTCTATAGGCCTCATTTCATGAAGGAACTGCGTGATGAGCAGGGAAATGTGGTTAAACGCTATGAACCGGAGATCATTCGTTCCGGCACGATGAAGGAATCCACCCATCGTGTCCTGATGCATGCCATGGATTCCGTGGTGAACCATCCTGGTGGAACGGGTAAGAGAGGCGCCCTGCCTGGAATTCGAGTGGGGGCAAAGACGGGTTCCGGTGAATGGAAGCGTGGCCAGAAGACCCATGCCTGGTATGCAGCGGTTGCGCCTCTGGAAAATCCTGAAATTGCTGTTGCAGTCATTATGGAAGCTGCTGGTGGTGGCGGCGCTGTGTCTGCACCTATCGCAAAGAAGGTGCTGATGGAATACTTCCACATTGAGGATCCGAAATGA
- a CDS encoding ComF family protein — translation MRPLTRNLIHALKYRSIPGMATYMVKRSCAMKGLAVHQEMALLPKPLYFVPIPLHPARLRERGYNQAEKIAGALASACGGRVWRLFRRKTFVVSQTKLSKEGREWNVAGAFEMVPQKRIPACGTVIVVDDVYTTGATTTSCLGALGNDFPLPVKVCTLLYDEPATAAADFAADNRTAWDSL, via the coding sequence ATGCGTCCCTTGACGCGTAACTTGATTCATGCGTTGAAGTACAGGAGTATTCCCGGAATGGCGACTTATATGGTGAAGCGTTCCTGTGCCATGAAAGGGCTGGCGGTACATCAGGAAATGGCCTTGTTACCGAAGCCTCTTTACTTTGTTCCAATTCCGTTGCATCCTGCCCGTCTTCGGGAGCGAGGATATAACCAGGCGGAAAAGATTGCGGGGGCGCTTGCCTCCGCCTGTGGAGGTAGGGTGTGGAGATTGTTCCGAAGGAAGACCTTTGTGGTGTCCCAGACGAAACTTTCGAAGGAAGGTCGCGAGTGGAATGTAGCTGGAGCCTTTGAGATGGTTCCCCAGAAGCGGATTCCCGCTTGCGGTACGGTAATCGTGGTGGATGACGTCTATACTACGGGGGCGACGACCACCAGCTGCCTGGGAGCGCTGGGGAACGATTTCCCTCTGCCAGTGAAGGTCTGCACTCTACTATACGATGAACCGGCGACGGCTGCTGCTGATTTTGCTGCAGATAATCGGACTGCCTGGGATTCTCTTTAA
- the mreD gene encoding rod shape-determining protein MreD → MNNLSWLKILFLFVASFALQVSVASWISIFGATPDLVIIFVVATAIKLGPAAGCFWGFLAGFSQDIYAPVEWLGANAIAMTVIGFLVGQVEEKLLTLNKPAKVGILGLAFFVCDMIYYAVTGLSQDIITNLFVTQTLPECVYTVFIGGILFYLDHGESRKKHA, encoded by the coding sequence ATGAATAACTTGAGCTGGCTTAAAATTCTGTTTTTGTTTGTAGCGTCTTTTGCTCTGCAGGTTTCTGTAGCTTCCTGGATTTCCATCTTTGGTGCAACTCCGGATTTGGTAATCATTTTCGTTGTTGCTACTGCAATTAAGTTGGGGCCTGCTGCAGGCTGCTTCTGGGGGTTCCTTGCCGGATTTTCCCAGGACATTTATGCCCCTGTGGAGTGGCTGGGCGCAAATGCTATTGCCATGACCGTAATAGGCTTTCTGGTGGGCCAGGTGGAAGAAAAGCTCCTGACTTTGAATAAGCCTGCGAAAGTTGGCATTCTCGGTCTTGCATTCTTTGTGTGTGACATGATCTACTATGCTGTAACTGGACTGTCCCAGGACATCATTACCAACTTGTTCGTGACGCAAACCTTGCCGGAATGCGTTTATACCGTATTCATTGGCGGTATCCTGTTCTACCTGGATCACGGCGAAAGCAGAAAGAAGCATGCGTAG
- a CDS encoding CotH kinase family protein yields the protein MNCLAVFGCLGLTFAGLVACADEEAASKPNVPGNVVVNPDTGDTLVVNPETGDSSKQQIDTVTHIDPITGDTIKKIDTLLIPLDSTMRWVGNSALVITEIAPVNLNWLDEEGRDPGWVEIYNAGSEAANLKGYALIETTEKGRKWIFGDELIAAKSFRTVFCDKKNLVTAPSDTEFGKGRTHTNWKLEKDGGTVYLVDQYFGIRDSVKYPSLESGVSWGIVDGGAWKYFGKPTPEKANNVETAYEGMAPEFKFNGSQGGFYNEPVVLNAPTVSDGMKVRCTQNGSEPTKDSPEFNQTITIEKNTVLRCAAFKDGLLTKKTVTNTYFIGEQVKMPVVAVTVDSVFFRNHYVPKSRCSGDDPKTCPEGLMADVEFPAHVEYFAEGSKSKEKAWEIDAGISLMGGWSRVANKKSVAVVIREEYQNGWLHYPLFETRKDTHSKFKGFNLRNNGNRFVSDYMEDAVGGAALEGSGVDYQRSRQVVVFYNGKYWGIHDMRERFNKNYVETNYGIDAGNVEIIKILGRADSSLSGNTLSAVNNFKGLLDIVGNGDFSGDNNPNYASVKTLMDVGNFADYMIAEIYYKNGDWPNNNVRAWRAPGQPWKFMIYDLDHGFGWVWGVNDGEFKTNSTNMFSWIKKGGGNKPCKESGCFANLYIQLIKNPEFKRLFLNHAAVMHQNYLNTSVISNVVDRIEASMDADDIERDYEEFHSKGKTYYEEGFSKDGTPFKSWSAKRDDSVLEDYAGEFGVSNRVNVTIGANGKGKVLMEGMTLPGGKSSYTGKFYAGIGMELTAVPDEGAIFAGWSDGSTDPTHLIATDSDVTITANFK from the coding sequence TTGAACTGTTTGGCAGTGTTTGGCTGCCTTGGACTCACCTTTGCCGGTTTGGTTGCCTGTGCCGATGAAGAAGCTGCTTCCAAGCCCAATGTTCCCGGTAACGTTGTTGTTAACCCGGATACAGGTGATACTCTCGTTGTGAATCCGGAAACGGGTGATTCCAGCAAACAGCAGATTGATACCGTTACCCATATCGATCCCATTACTGGCGATACGATCAAGAAGATTGACACTCTTTTGATTCCTCTGGATTCTACCATGCGCTGGGTGGGTAACTCTGCACTGGTGATTACCGAAATTGCTCCTGTGAACCTGAACTGGCTCGACGAAGAAGGTCGCGATCCGGGTTGGGTCGAAATTTATAATGCAGGTTCCGAGGCTGCAAACCTGAAGGGTTATGCGTTGATCGAAACCACGGAAAAGGGACGTAAGTGGATTTTCGGTGATGAACTGATTGCCGCAAAGAGCTTCCGTACTGTTTTCTGCGACAAGAAGAACCTGGTTACAGCTCCCAGCGATACGGAATTTGGTAAGGGCCGCACTCATACCAACTGGAAGCTGGAAAAGGATGGCGGTACCGTTTACCTGGTGGACCAGTACTTCGGTATCCGTGACTCCGTAAAGTATCCGTCCCTGGAATCTGGCGTTAGCTGGGGTATTGTGGACGGTGGCGCCTGGAAGTATTTTGGCAAGCCCACTCCGGAAAAGGCAAATAATGTAGAAACTGCCTATGAAGGCATGGCTCCGGAATTCAAGTTCAATGGTTCCCAGGGTGGCTTCTATAACGAGCCCGTCGTTCTGAACGCTCCTACTGTATCTGACGGTATGAAGGTGCGCTGCACCCAGAACGGTTCTGAACCCACCAAGGATTCTCCGGAATTCAACCAGACCATCACTATCGAAAAGAACACGGTTCTTCGTTGTGCTGCCTTTAAGGATGGCCTTTTGACCAAGAAGACTGTGACCAATACCTATTTCATCGGCGAGCAGGTGAAGATGCCTGTGGTTGCCGTGACTGTGGACTCTGTTTTCTTTAGGAATCATTATGTTCCGAAGTCCAGATGTTCCGGTGATGACCCGAAGACTTGTCCTGAAGGTTTGATGGCCGATGTGGAATTCCCGGCCCACGTGGAATATTTTGCCGAAGGAAGCAAGTCCAAGGAAAAGGCTTGGGAAATTGATGCTGGAATCTCCCTAATGGGTGGCTGGAGCCGTGTGGCGAACAAGAAGTCTGTGGCTGTGGTGATTCGTGAAGAATACCAGAATGGCTGGCTCCATTACCCGTTGTTCGAAACCCGCAAGGATACCCATAGCAAGTTCAAGGGTTTCAACCTTCGTAACAACGGTAATCGTTTTGTCAGCGACTATATGGAAGATGCCGTGGGTGGTGCCGCCTTGGAGGGCAGCGGCGTTGATTATCAGCGAAGCCGTCAGGTGGTGGTATTCTACAACGGCAAGTATTGGGGCATTCACGACATGCGTGAACGCTTCAACAAAAACTACGTAGAAACCAACTACGGAATCGACGCTGGTAATGTTGAAATCATCAAGATTCTGGGCCGTGCAGATTCCTCTTTGAGTGGAAACACCCTGAGCGCTGTCAACAACTTTAAGGGCTTGCTTGATATTGTCGGCAATGGCGACTTTAGTGGTGACAACAATCCGAACTATGCTTCTGTGAAGACTCTCATGGATGTGGGTAACTTTGCTGATTACATGATTGCTGAAATCTATTACAAGAATGGCGACTGGCCCAACAATAACGTTCGTGCATGGCGCGCTCCGGGTCAGCCCTGGAAGTTCATGATTTATGACCTTGACCATGGTTTTGGCTGGGTCTGGGGCGTGAACGATGGTGAATTTAAAACGAATTCTACCAACATGTTTAGCTGGATCAAGAAGGGTGGTGGAAATAAGCCCTGTAAGGAATCTGGTTGCTTTGCAAACCTTTACATCCAGTTGATCAAGAATCCTGAATTTAAGCGACTGTTCTTGAATCATGCTGCAGTGATGCATCAGAACTACCTGAATACCAGTGTGATTAGCAATGTGGTTGACCGTATTGAGGCTTCCATGGATGCTGACGATATCGAAAGAGACTACGAGGAGTTCCATTCTAAAGGCAAGACCTACTATGAAGAAGGATTCAGCAAGGACGGAACTCCGTTCAAGAGCTGGTCGGCTAAGCGCGATGACTCTGTGCTGGAAGACTATGCTGGTGAATTTGGTGTAAGCAACAGGGTGAATGTCACTATCGGTGCAAACGGCAAGGGCAAGGTTCTTATGGAAGGCATGACCCTTCCGGGTGGCAAGTCTTCCTATACGGGCAAATTCTATGCTGGCATCGGTATGGAACTTACTGCGGTTCCTGACGAAGGCGCTATTTTTGCTGGCTGGTCTGACGGTTCTACCGATCCTACCCACCTGATTGCAACGGATAGCGATGTAACTATCACTGCAAACTTCAAGTAA
- a CDS encoding HD domain-containing phosphohydrolase translates to MMDVNATQKIESQRILELLFSYMPKIAAERRMDNLLVLMADLGRSMVSADRCSLWLVDEESGELWTKVAHGVSELRIPQNAGFAGCTVITGEPLLIKDAYLDPRFDRRSDQKTHYHTKSVLTVPLMDSTGCVMGVFQAINKQSESQEFSEQDLEHLRLTAVYSAKTVESAMLTAELEATQREIIHTLGEASEYRSQETGDHIQRVAESAKKLAEYLNLPADEVEKIHLAAPMHDLGKIAIPDAVLNKPGKLTEEEYAIMKTHAELGFKMLCNSKRKLLRFAANVSRSHHERWDGKGYPLGLKGENIPLAGRICAVADVLDALACYRCYKAPWPEEKVKEEFLKMRGSQFQPEIVDALIEHWDEMYACYRVQADPNDTDSRR, encoded by the coding sequence ATGATGGACGTTAACGCAACGCAGAAAATTGAGTCCCAGCGAATCCTGGAACTGTTGTTCTCCTATATGCCTAAGATTGCGGCGGAACGCAGGATGGATAATCTGCTGGTGCTGATGGCTGACCTTGGTCGGTCCATGGTTTCTGCGGATCGCTGTTCCTTGTGGCTAGTGGACGAGGAAAGTGGCGAATTGTGGACAAAGGTTGCCCATGGCGTTAGCGAGCTCCGTATCCCCCAGAATGCCGGCTTTGCTGGTTGTACTGTTATTACTGGCGAACCCTTGCTGATCAAGGACGCCTACCTGGATCCCAGGTTTGATCGCCGTAGTGACCAGAAGACGCATTACCACACGAAGTCTGTGCTGACGGTTCCCCTGATGGATTCCACAGGATGCGTCATGGGGGTATTCCAGGCAATTAACAAGCAGAGCGAGTCCCAGGAATTTTCCGAACAGGATCTGGAGCACTTGCGCCTGACTGCAGTGTATTCCGCAAAGACAGTGGAATCCGCAATGCTTACTGCTGAACTTGAAGCGACCCAGCGTGAAATTATTCATACTTTAGGTGAAGCTTCCGAATACCGTAGTCAGGAAACGGGTGACCATATTCAGCGCGTTGCTGAATCTGCCAAGAAGCTGGCCGAATACTTGAACTTACCTGCGGATGAAGTGGAAAAGATTCATCTGGCCGCTCCTATGCATGACCTGGGCAAGATCGCCATTCCCGATGCCGTGCTGAACAAGCCGGGCAAGCTTACGGAAGAAGAATACGCTATCATGAAGACCCACGCTGAACTGGGCTTCAAGATGCTTTGCAATTCTAAACGAAAACTTTTGCGTTTCGCGGCAAACGTGTCCCGTTCCCATCACGAACGTTGGGATGGCAAGGGATATCCTTTGGGGCTGAAGGGCGAAAACATTCCGCTGGCGGGTCGTATTTGCGCCGTGGCGGACGTGCTGGATGCATTGGCCTGCTATCGCTGCTACAAGGCTCCCTGGCCCGAAGAAAAGGTGAAGGAAGAATTCCTCAAGATGAGAGGCTCCCAGTTCCAGCCGGAAATTGTGGACGCCCTCATTGAACATTGGGATGAAATGTATGCCTGCTATCGTGTTCAGGCGGATCCCAACGATACTGACAGCAGAAGATAA
- a CDS encoding rod shape-determining protein translates to MFGLFSCDIGIDLGTANTLVHVAGQGIVINEPTVIAVDSKNNRVSAIGFEAKKMLGRTPGESRAVRPMRDGVIADFELVENLLQTFIKRVQKYPLWMVKPRVVVGVPSGITEVEKRAVIDAAKQAGAKEVHLVHEPMAAAIGMGIPVEDPVGNMIVDIGGGTSDIAVIALNGTVCNASVRVGGDEMDEAIVRYLRTMYNLCVGESTAEQIKMTIGSASPLDEELTMEVKGHDFIAGMPRTMTINSAEIREALNEPVTAIVEAVKQALSITPPELSADIYDKGIIMTGGGSQLRGFDERIRQETGLSVNVIDEALICVCKGAARILEDLDKYRPVLIASSN, encoded by the coding sequence TTGTTCGGTCTTTTCTCTTGCGACATTGGTATTGATCTCGGTACGGCAAACACTTTGGTCCACGTTGCCGGCCAGGGCATTGTAATCAACGAACCTACGGTTATTGCTGTGGACAGCAAGAACAACCGTGTTTCTGCCATCGGTTTCGAAGCGAAGAAGATGCTTGGCCGTACTCCGGGCGAAAGCCGCGCTGTGCGTCCCATGCGTGATGGCGTGATTGCTGATTTTGAACTGGTAGAAAACCTTCTCCAGACTTTCATCAAGCGCGTGCAGAAGTACCCGCTTTGGATGGTAAAGCCCCGCGTTGTTGTGGGTGTTCCTTCCGGTATTACCGAAGTGGAAAAGCGTGCTGTGATCGATGCTGCTAAGCAGGCTGGCGCTAAGGAAGTGCACCTGGTCCACGAACCGATGGCTGCCGCTATTGGTATGGGCATTCCTGTTGAAGACCCTGTTGGTAACATGATCGTTGATATTGGCGGTGGTACTTCCGATATTGCTGTGATCGCACTGAATGGTACCGTATGTAACGCTTCTGTACGTGTCGGTGGTGACGAAATGGACGAAGCTATTGTCCGTTACCTCCGCACCATGTATAACCTCTGCGTTGGTGAAAGCACTGCAGAACAGATCAAGATGACTATCGGCTCTGCTAGCCCGCTGGACGAAGAATTGACCATGGAAGTGAAGGGTCATGACTTTATCGCTGGTATGCCTCGCACCATGACTATCAATAGCGCTGAAATCCGTGAAGCTCTGAATGAACCTGTCACCGCAATCGTTGAAGCTGTGAAGCAGGCTTTGAGCATTACTCCGCCGGAACTCTCTGCTGATATTTACGACAAGGGCATCATTATGACTGGTGGTGGTTCTCAGCTTCGTGGCTTTGATGAACGTATCCGTCAGGAAACTGGCCTTTCCGTGAATGTGATTGACGAAGCCCTGATTTGCGTATGTAAGGGTGCCGCTCGCATTCTGGAAGACTTGGACAAGTATCGTCCTGTCCTTATTGCATCCTCTAACTAA
- a CDS encoding ubiquinone/menaquinone biosynthesis methyltransferase: protein MSSKKKDPNDKSYVRAMFDEISGRYDFLNHSLSCCQDILWRRACCKELRKVKPGKRLLDLCGGTGDFAVTYEKFNGTQDLAILGDFSFGMLKGAEGKKTSAVPVQLDAMKMPFQDKTFDVILNGFGMRNVPNVEVALKESARVLDEGGYLQILEFFAPRNIFNKFFYKVLAPLFIPIMGAFFSKKDAYEYLVNSVTNFLPVADFVSLAEKNGMDLVHVKPCFFGVAYRVLLKKRAK from the coding sequence ATGAGTTCCAAGAAGAAAGACCCGAATGATAAAAGCTATGTCCGTGCCATGTTCGATGAAATTTCCGGACGGTACGACTTCCTGAATCATTCATTGAGCTGTTGTCAGGATATTCTCTGGCGAAGGGCCTGCTGTAAGGAACTGAGAAAGGTAAAGCCGGGAAAGCGCCTGCTGGACTTGTGTGGTGGCACTGGGGATTTTGCGGTGACCTACGAAAAGTTTAACGGGACTCAGGACTTGGCTATCCTTGGGGATTTTTCCTTCGGGATGTTGAAGGGGGCGGAAGGCAAGAAAACTTCTGCGGTCCCTGTCCAATTGGATGCCATGAAAATGCCGTTTCAGGATAAGACCTTCGATGTGATCCTGAATGGATTTGGCATGCGTAACGTGCCCAACGTGGAAGTCGCCCTGAAGGAATCCGCCCGCGTGCTGGATGAGGGGGGCTACCTGCAGATTCTGGAATTTTTTGCGCCCAGAAATATTTTCAACAAGTTTTTCTACAAGGTTCTCGCCCCGCTGTTTATTCCCATCATGGGTGCCTTCTTTAGCAAGAAGGATGCGTACGAGTATCTTGTAAATTCCGTGACGAACTTTTTGCCGGTAGCGGATTTTGTATCCCTTGCGGAAAAGAACGGCATGGATCTGGTTCATGTGAAGCCCTGCTTCTTTGGGGTTGCCTACCGCGTGCTTTTGAAGAAGAGGGCTAAGTAG